A portion of the Fusobacterium sp. DD2 genome contains these proteins:
- a CDS encoding 5'-methylthioadenosine/adenosylhomocysteine nucleosidase yields MRIGIIGAMNEEIIELKSVMNNIEEEKVGNLVFYKGILEGKDVVLVEGGIGKVNAAICVTILIQHFKVDKVLFTGVAGGVDPRIDIGDIVIGDDLVEHDVDSTAFGYELGQLPRMKEFKFKTDRELFNLAYETAVEEFGKDRVWKGRIASGDQFVASVEKIKWLKDTFDAYCTEMEGAAVAHVCYVLNIPFLVIRAISDKANHDAKVDYPEFVKVAAKNSKTIIEGILKKM; encoded by the coding sequence ATGAGAATAGGTATTATTGGAGCAATGAATGAAGAGATTATAGAGTTAAAATCTGTAATGAATAACATAGAGGAAGAAAAAGTAGGAAATTTAGTTTTTTATAAAGGAATATTAGAAGGAAAAGATGTTGTATTAGTTGAAGGTGGAATTGGAAAGGTAAATGCAGCTATATGTGTAACTATACTGATACAACATTTTAAAGTTGATAAAGTATTATTTACAGGAGTAGCAGGAGGAGTAGATCCAAGAATAGATATTGGAGATATTGTTATTGGAGATGATCTTGTAGAGCACGATGTAGACAGTACAGCTTTTGGATATGAATTAGGACAACTTCCTAGAATGAAAGAGTTTAAGTTTAAAACTGATAGAGAGCTATTTAATCTTGCTTATGAAACAGCAGTTGAAGAGTTTGGTAAAGATAGAGTATGGAAAGGAAGAATTGCAAGTGGAGACCAGTTTGTAGCTTCTGTAGAAAAGATAAAATGGTTAAAAGATACATTTGATGCTTACTGTACAGAGATGGAAGGAGCTGCAGTTGCCCATGTTTGCTATGTATTAAACATTCCATTCTTAGTAATAAGAGCAATTTCAGATAAAGCAAATCATGATGCAAAAGTTGATTATCCTGAATTTGTTAAAGTTGCAGCAAAAAATTCTAAAACAATAATAGAAGGTATACTAAAAAAAATGTAA